A region of Candidatus Eisenbacteria bacterium DNA encodes the following proteins:
- a CDS encoding NAD-dependent epimerase/dehydratase family protein gives MTGGTGCVGRATVARLLAAGHAVRGVWRGRSPESLGFAAAGALEWVRAELAVDDVAPLVKGCDAVVHLAALVHRAEVHDPAAYRRENLATTERLHGAAIAAGIQPGRFAFASTVAVYGRDFDLHADESTPTQPRSPYGESKLAAERVVLERGGVALRLPITHGPGDRGNFATLVRAIERGRFALPGPCEEPRSLLSAANAAHGFALAIEQAAAAQLFLLTDDDDRSVRFLARQIAAALAESGRPTTPLRELPYALVWPAAALGSALGRVGLRSPVTLAALRKLTTPLTFSCKKAVRTLGYVPVETFEVAVRKTVASLVSA, from the coding sequence GTGACGGGAGGCACCGGCTGTGTCGGTCGCGCGACCGTTGCGCGACTGCTCGCGGCGGGCCATGCGGTGCGCGGGGTGTGGCGCGGGCGCTCGCCCGAGAGTCTCGGATTTGCGGCAGCGGGCGCACTCGAGTGGGTGCGGGCCGAACTCGCCGTCGACGACGTGGCGCCGCTCGTGAAGGGCTGCGACGCGGTCGTGCACCTCGCAGCGCTCGTCCATCGCGCCGAGGTGCACGATCCCGCCGCGTATCGGCGCGAGAATCTCGCCACCACCGAGCGGCTGCACGGTGCGGCAATCGCCGCCGGGATTCAGCCGGGGCGCTTCGCATTCGCCTCGACCGTGGCGGTCTACGGGCGCGATTTCGACCTGCACGCGGACGAGAGCACTCCGACGCAGCCGCGCTCCCCCTACGGCGAATCGAAGCTTGCGGCGGAGCGTGTGGTGCTCGAGCGAGGTGGTGTGGCACTGCGGCTCCCGATCACGCACGGGCCGGGTGATCGCGGAAACTTCGCGACCCTGGTGCGGGCGATCGAGCGCGGCCGCTTCGCGCTCCCCGGCCCCTGCGAGGAACCGCGCAGCCTGTTGAGTGCCGCGAATGCCGCTCACGGCTTCGCACTCGCGATCGAACAGGCCGCCGCCGCGCAATTGTTCCTGCTCACCGACGACGACGATCGCAGCGTGCGGTTTCTCGCGCGCCAGATCGCCGCGGCGCTCGCGGAGTCCGGACGGCCGACCACTCCGCTGCGCGAGTTGCCCTATGCGCTGGTGTGGCCTGCCGCGGCGCTCGGCAGCGCACTCGGCAGGGTCGGGCTGCGCAGTCCGGTCACGTTGGCGGCGCTCCGCAAGCTCACCACGCCGCTCACGTTCTCGTGCAAGAAGGCGGTGCGAACGCTCGGATACGTGCCGGTGGAGACGTTCGAAGTCGCGGTGCGCAAGACCGTGGCGAGTCTGGTGAGCGCCTGA
- a CDS encoding glycosyltransferase family 4 protein: protein MARVLIFYQYYCTPRGAWGTRYYEFTRRWAAAGHAVTVVTSIYDKSDLEPTGFVTEFRIEGVTIIAMNLRLSNKHGTLRRLWTFLQFSLLSVRYALTLPCDIVVASSGPITVGVPGLLAHWLRRKPLIFEVRDLWPEGAIQLGMLKNGIAQRIARAFERLCYRNSTTVVALSPGMAEGVRRVAPGARVAMIPNSADLDLFRPDVEIPESMRARHAGKLVVLYAGTLGRANSSIELVEIATELARRGASDVRIVVVGDGFERAGMERLALERGLANIDFIGVRPKTEVAQWHALADLTLCLFKPFPVLATCSPNKLFDSLAAGKPVVNNTDGWIRELLDRSGAGLSYAANDARAAAEAILALRHDPARRAAMGDRARRVAESEFARDRLAAEFEQLFRT from the coding sequence GTGGCGCGGGTTCTGATCTTCTACCAGTACTACTGCACGCCCAGAGGCGCGTGGGGCACGCGTTACTACGAGTTCACACGTCGCTGGGCCGCGGCCGGTCACGCCGTGACGGTAGTGACCTCGATCTACGACAAGTCGGACCTCGAACCGACCGGATTCGTGACCGAGTTCCGCATCGAAGGCGTCACGATTATCGCCATGAACCTGCGCCTTTCGAACAAGCACGGGACCCTGCGGCGGCTCTGGACCTTCCTGCAGTTTTCGCTCCTGAGCGTTCGCTATGCGCTCACGCTGCCGTGCGACATCGTGGTGGCATCGAGTGGACCGATCACGGTCGGAGTCCCGGGGTTGCTGGCGCATTGGCTGCGCCGCAAACCGCTGATCTTCGAGGTGCGCGACCTGTGGCCCGAAGGCGCGATCCAGCTCGGCATGTTGAAGAACGGAATCGCTCAGCGCATCGCGCGCGCATTCGAGCGCTTGTGCTATCGCAACAGCACCACCGTGGTTGCGCTGTCGCCGGGAATGGCAGAGGGCGTCCGTCGCGTCGCGCCCGGCGCACGCGTCGCGATGATCCCGAACTCGGCGGATCTCGATCTGTTCCGGCCCGACGTCGAGATTCCCGAGTCGATGCGAGCACGCCATGCCGGCAAGCTGGTGGTGCTCTACGCCGGCACGCTCGGCCGCGCGAACAGCAGCATCGAGCTGGTCGAGATCGCGACCGAACTCGCGCGCCGTGGCGCCAGCGACGTTCGTATCGTGGTGGTGGGAGACGGCTTCGAACGTGCCGGAATGGAGCGACTTGCGCTCGAACGTGGTCTGGCGAACATCGACTTCATCGGCGTGCGACCCAAGACCGAAGTGGCGCAGTGGCATGCCCTGGCCGACCTGACACTGTGCCTGTTCAAACCCTTTCCGGTGCTCGCAACCTGTTCGCCGAACAAGCTGTTCGACAGCCTCGCGGCCGGCAAGCCGGTGGTGAACAACACGGATGGATGGATTCGCGAACTGCTCGACCGCTCCGGTGCAGGACTCTCGTACGCGGCCAATGACGCGCGTGCGGCCGCCGAAGCGATCCTCGCGCTGCGTCACGATCCGGCACGGCGCGCCGCGATGGGCGATCGTGCTCGCCGAGTGGCGGAATCCGAGTTTGCGCGCGACCGGCTTGCTGCCGAATTCGAGCAGCTGTTCCGAACGTGA